Sequence from the Phragmites australis chromosome 11, lpPhrAust1.1, whole genome shotgun sequence genome:
GAAATATAGAGCAAACAAAAGCCTGATAATAGCAGCTATCTTTTGTAACATGCTgaaaatatgaacaaataaTAAATAGTTAGTTATCCTCTAACATTCAATACGCATGGTTCAAATTATACAGTATTTCTCCCACTCCTCTTCCATCTCAAAGTCCCACCGGTGAGACGGCCCTTAGCCTGCTCAAGAATCATATTTCAGAATGTAGCACAGTTCCGTTAAAATTATTGCTCCTAgggggtgatggtggtggtggtggcataTCCTTTTCTGATTGATTTTTATGAACTGAAGCATTAGTTCATCAAGTGAAAATAGTGCAGATATTGGATGAGGAAGTACAAACATTATATCACATCATACAGAAGATTATTGAGAATGACAGTAACCATCCACACTGACAGTAACCATCCACACGGTAATaacaaaagcaagaaaaatCATTGCATAGCTATCTTCTAGTTGCTCGCCCGGCTCACGTGGACACCTGGCGCTGTAGCTTGGCTCGCTCGTCTCGCACGGACGCTGCTCCAGACCTGCTTTGAGTTGCGCTGTAAAGGGACACGTGGCGAGAATCCGAGAGGAGCGGTGCGGAAGGAATGTTTGCTGCAACAACCATGATTTACCGTCCTATTATTCTACTGTTTGCAGGAAGTTCCAGGATTTTCATGGCACAATATTTCAGACATGCTCCAAAGTTTTCTGCAACTGCCGAGTGCTCTAGGCTGGCAAGAGCCACCTTGATACTTCAGTTCTTCTGTTGTCGCTCCAAAACCATGAACCATGTCTAACTGACAAACCATTTAACTGGACTGATGTAATTTTGAATTCACAAACGAAAAGAACTTTCTGTATTGGAGAATCACAAAAGGAAAGACCGATCAATAATATGGTCGATATACAATCATGAAAAACTTTCTGTATGAATAAATGGAAGAGGTAATAGTTGCAGAACCGATTTGAATCTCTTAGCTTCCCAACGTTCACCGAGACAGTAACACGTCCATTCAGATTGAAATATTTGAACGCAATCAATACTACTGGTTCTCTTAAGATGCAAAGAGAAGTTTAGGACTGACCACAAACTAACAGGGTACAgccaccaaaaagaaagaggacttTTACTGTACACCTAAATAAGTGCATACCGTCCATTTTCTTTATCCGATGGCTTAGATTGGCCCAATaatactctatcgcccatcagtatcataggtaccattaaagagtatcatatgtatcataagggtaggattggaaagaaactatgataaatttgtaaaatatatgtttaattagggaagatcaaaatgttagtttattcttcggataagctttcacttattctgttcatttcatttattagggttttcaccctcCGTCGATCGGTCGATAATGGGTGGCGAaagtccgaagtccggtcaatcaatgacgtaattacccctaagggtatcaagataattacaataatatctACTAAAATGAACGGTTgaatcacaacaatgatactctttATCATCTAGTAttatggtgtactgtaaaggttctcaaAAGAAAATCCCAAAAGATGGCCGGCTGATCAGGAACTCTTTCTCCAATTAGGCAGATGCACATGTCAAACTATATGGACATAACTACTTACCTTTCAGACGCTCTCGGCGCCGGAGCTTCTtggcctcctccgcagcgcGGTCCTTCTCAAGGGTATCATGGATCATGACGCTGCGCCGATGGCGGCAGACGGCGGGGTGCCCAAACAGCATGAGCACGGGTACCTTGTCTTCCCAGTTACACAAGCCGCAGTAGACGTTGACAAGGAAAACGGCCGAATCCCCAGCCCTCTTCAGCTTTGCCGAGTTCGTGGTGGCGCGGCCACCTTCCGCTGCCTTCTTGACGGAGTTATTGCCGACAGCCATGGGTGAGGGCGACCTCGACGCTGAGTTCTTGGCCCCCTCCTCAGCGTCGACGCCGAAGAGGGAGGGAGCGGTGGGGGCGGCCGCCGAGCTGGACGAGGGCGCAGTGCGGAACGTCTTGCCGCCagccgaggaggcggcgggcgcAGAGCAGAGACGACCTTCTTTGGTCTTCTTGGAGTTGTTGCTCCCCTCATCGGCGACGGGGGAGAGGCCGGTGGCGGGCAACGCCGAAGTGGTGCCGGAAGCATTCTTGGCCCCGGCGGGGGCGCCAAGAACGGCATTGCTCGTCGTTCTTGGTTCTGCTCCTGGATGCGCCGAACCAAGAAGAACCCGAGGCGAAGGAGGCGGATAGGGCCAAGAGGGCCCTGAGGCGGGAAgcgcggcggaggaggatgGCCGCGCGGAGACGCCGGTGGAGctaccggcggcggcgccgcccaTGGCCGCCGGTCGGGTGGGGTTGGGTGCGTAATGCATCTTCGATGCGATGCGACGGCGACCTGGCGCgccttaggccatctccaatgcAAGCTCCTACTTTAAGGGTGCTTAATGCTTAAGGAAAGAGAAAGTTGGCATATCATCAAGCACTCACGTTAAAATTATCTCGTCCAGTGCAAGCACCCTTTGTACATGTGCTTAAATCGTTTGAAGCATTTACCTAGGCACCAATGCTCTCCAATACAAAAGTCTAGATCCGTAAAGTATAACTGCAAAAGTcatgcaaaattcaaataacatctatcattttctcatttttaaggTAGTGTTGGACATGTCAAAGTATAAGTATCCCGTTTGAGTAGAAGAAAAAATGACAACAGTCATGTACTACATGACTGCAGAATTGAATACAACACATTAGACTATAATTGGTGTAGAAAAATGATCCAACCACTACATATGGGAAATATCAATCAAGAGCATCATTTTATTACAATTTAAATTCTCTAAAACAAATAGTAAATGTAAATCATAAAAGAAAACTTCCTACGTAAAAAAACtaatatttgaaataaaatgaaatgtttCTAATTGTTTATTCTAATTCCTCCGAAGCGTTGCCAGATGTGCTCAACTAGGTCTTTGTTCAGGCAGATATGCTTTGATTTGTCATGAATGGCATCATTTCTCTCAAGTACTTTGTCAAATCCATCAATAGACCCTTCGTGGATTTGTGGAAGTGGAGTGGTAGTTGTTCCCTGGTCATAATCAAAACCATAGTCCACACCTCTTTCATCTTCAACTATCATATTGTGTAATATGATGCAAGCATACATAATATTACTTAGCATTGATTGATGCCAAAAACGAACTGGGTCGCGCAAAATGTGAAAACGAGATCGTAGAACACCAAAAGCCCTTTCGACATCCTTTCTTGCTCCTTCTTGTGTTCGTGCAAATAATTTGTCCTTAATACTTTGAGGTGAGGGGATTGTTTTGACGAATGCAGCCCAATCGGGATAAATTCCATCTACAAGATAGTATCCCATGTCATATTTTGTTCCATTGACAATAAATTCAACTGGAGGTGCTCGTCCTTGCAAGACATTAGTGAACAATGGCGACTGATTTAACACATTAATATCATTGTTCGACCCCGCAACACCGAAAAATGCATGCCATATCCAAAGGTCTTGCGAGGCAACTGCTTCAAGCATGACAGTAGCCACTCCATGATCATCACGAGTGAATTGGCCATGCCATGCAACTGGGCAATTTTTCCATTGCCAGTGCATGCAATCAAGGCTTCCTATCATACCTGGAAATCCATGAGCCTCACCCATCTGAAGCAAGCGTTGAATGTCATCGGTTGTAGGTCTTCTTAGATATTGAGTACCAAAATTTTCAATGACACCCTTCGCAAAATACTCTAGGCACTCAATTGACGTGCTTTCAGCAATCCGCAAGGACTCATCAAGTTTATCTGCAGAACAGCCATATCCCAACATCCGCATAGCTACAGTACATTTTTGCAAAGGCGAGAATCCTAGTCTATTCAAGGCATCTCTCCTTTGCTGAAAATATGGGGACCATTCACCAAGGATTTGCACAATATGCAGAAACAACGATTTTCTCATTCGATATCTACGACGGAACTGAGCATCGGTATATGTAGGAGAAGTGGAAAAGTAGTCTAAGAAGAGACGTGCATGACCGTCTTCACGGCCTCTCTCTATATACCTCTTGCTACAGCTGCGACGTCGACGACGAGAAGGACCCACCAGTTGAGCTTCAAGGTGTTCCTCCATCGCGGCTACTAAATGATCATCCAAACCATCGTCGAGTTCTTCATCAATGACATTTTGGAAGGCTGGGAAGGGAGTGTCGTTATCATCTGAACTCTCAGATTCAGCGCTTGAGTCATGAGACATTTTCGAATATTTGTATGGTTGTTTGGTGTAGGGTTTTGTGCAGCTACTATGTGTGCAGTATCTTCAGTTAAATAGTGCGCAAAAGACCACACAGTGGACTGGTTCCTTCGTGAAGCTCTACATGCCGTGAGAGTCTAACGAACCAGCTATTGTTACAAACTACTATGGACTAGTTCAAAGAAGAGACGATGCAAGCATGCACCACAGCTAAGGTACTGTTAAAAACTGTATGGACTAGTTCAAAGTAAATGGCAACACAACTACAGGAGCTAGTATTCCGCCGTGCATTCTGATAGGTGAACAGATCATCTCCTTGGAAGCCCAACGGCAGGTTCtgtttatttattattaaaCGTGAAATTCTAAATTACATGCCTTTTATTCAAATGGAAAGGCAACATCTGTTAAGAAAAAGAATGCAACAATGTCTAATAATAAAGTGATAGATAAACTAATTAACAACTAATTGTTCTTGCCATGCAAATTATCACCAAAAAACTTCAAAGCTCTGTCGTGCTCCTCCCTCTGTGAATCATTCATCTTACTTGTGTCAGCCATCAAAAGCTCAGTGTATTTGTCCATAATTTTACATTGCTTCTTTTCCTTAGCTGCTCTCTCTTGTGATTGGGCTACTTCAATATGGTCCTTTGAGAGTTGAAGTTGCACTTCCGCCAACCTAAGTGATGTAGAGGATCTCAAAGTCTGAGACTCATGGTAGAGCTTAAAATTTTCATGGGACATGCTACCGCCTGATTGTTCTTTACCTTTCCCTTTTGCAAGTAATTTTGCTACTTTGGTACCTAGGGGACGAACTTTGTCACCAAAAATATGCACCTCGTCTTGGGATGATGATAAGTTGTTTTCCAAATTAGACACCTTTGTacctttgtttttcttctcatcCTCAGGATAGGTCCTATTCCATTTTGGTTGGTTTCGAACCTCTTTCCACCAGTTGTCAAGTGTGAACCAGTGATCTCTCTCGTGCTTGTACGTTGCCCGAATTTTTTCTATCAACTGTTCATCTGACTGACCATTAACATAAACCTTTTTCAGCCTGCACCAAACACCATTGAAATGGACAACCTTCCTGTTTGTCTTTCCCCAATGTTCCTTGCATGAATTGGGTCCTCTTCTTCGGTCTTCGGGACTGTTGCTATTATACTCCTCTGCAACATCTTTCCAATAGCATTCCTTTTTGCTCGATATTCCACGGATTGGATCTACTGATTTTTTCAGCCAAGCGCTGATCTGTGTGTGTACAAGGATTAATATTAGGaataaaagaataaaacaaGCAGTCAAGTACGTACAAAGAATAACAAAAATAGAAATCAAGTGCTCACCAGCCGTGAGTTGTCTTCATCAGCCCATATGAAGCGTCGGGTTGTTGTATCCTCGTCTTGTTCTGCGAGGCCTTCATTGCCTGTTTGCTGCTCTTCGCTTTCATCAGGAATTCTTATTGGAGCTTGAGTTCTTGGAAGTGATGATGGAGCACGGCGTTTTCTTCCTGTTCAAGCGCTTGGTGGAGTCAATGAAGAAACATGATGCTGCGACGATGCATTAGCAAAAGTAAAACTCTGTGGCATTTGATGGGCCTGGGAGTTGTTTTGGTCAaataactgatcgatcagccgtgctcacggtcaagagcggcttggacttcttcaggattagatgggaactttaagggttggtttgggtagtcgggtggtggtactcccgatgagtcggtagccggatatgggatatctggtgagtctggtagtcggatggaatccgatgagttatgttcttatattgttgaaataaaatctagtaaataggattgctaggGTGTTTGAGTCTGTTTTAGCTGAGCATAGTCGCAGTAAATTCCCAAGTTGAACtttccttgtcaatagcctgcatgtcatatttttcctccacttgctgagtactttatgtactcacgcttgccttttcactaccctcggatgctgctcagaaggtgaagtcttcgaggaagtcccgggcgaggacgctgatttctagaaggaagaaggcgttgattgaagaccatgtcctaggctggtgtttcccccggacaacgcctgtggatggatgggtgttccgctgccaattgaagatttattagtattttctttcagacctacgggtccttttgtaaggattgtttacgttatttgagacacagtttatgttatcactaatgacgtcgctgcatgtatgtaaactt
This genomic interval carries:
- the LOC133885047 gene encoding glutathione S-transferase T3-like, giving the protein MQAIDKERRKRRAPSSLPRTQAPIRIPDESEEQQTGNEGLAEQDEDTTTRRFIWADEDNSRLISAWLKKSVDPIRGISSKKECYWKDVAEEYNSNSPEDRRRGPNSCKEHWGKTNRKVVHFNGVWCRLKKVYVNGQSDEQLIEKIRATYKHERDHWFTLDNWWKEVRNQPKWNRTYPEDEKKNKGTKVSNLENNLSSSQDEVHIFGDKVRPLGTKVAKLLAKGKGKEQSGGSMSHENFKLYHESQTLRSSTSLRLAEVQLQLSKDHIEVAQSQERAAKEKKQCKIMDKYTELLMADTSKMNDSQREEHDRALKFFGDNLHGKNN